Proteins from one Fragaria vesca subsp. vesca linkage group LG6, FraVesHawaii_1.0, whole genome shotgun sequence genomic window:
- the LOC101298810 gene encoding (-)-alpha-pinene synthase-like yields the protein MPVQATPAAESQIISKPEVVRRTANFKPSVWGDRFANYAEDIITQTQMQEQVEELKQVVRKEVFTNAADDSSHQLKLIDEIQRLGVAYHFESEIDQALERIHETYQDIHDGGDLYNVALRFRLLRRHGYNVSCDVFNKFKDTNGDYKKSLVTDLSGMLSFYEAAHLRVHGEKLLEEALVFTTTHLQSASAKSSLLKTQITEAVERPLLKTMERLGARRYMSIYQDEASYSENLLKLAKLDFNVVQCLHKKELSDILRWYKELDFARRMPFARDRIVELFFWIAGIYFEPEYVFGRHILTKLIEITTVMDDMYDAFGTFEELVILTEAIDRWDASCMDQLPDYMQPFYITLLDVIDEVEEELTKQGRSYRIHYAKEIMKNQARLYFAEARWFHEGCTPKMDGYMRVAASSVGNTMLSVVSLVGMGDIITKFEFEWLTNEPKILRASNTIFRLMDDIAGYKFEKERGHVASSIDCYMNEYGVSEQETIDIFNKRIVDSWKDINEEFLRPTAAPVPVLNRVLNLTRVVDLLYKRGDAFTHVGKLMKDCIAAMFIDPVPL from the exons ATGCCTGTCCAAGCTACTCCAGCAGCTGAATCCCAGATCATCTCTAAGCCGGAAGTTGTTCGGCGCACAGCAAATTTTAAACCTAGCGTTTGGGGAGATCGGTTTGCTAACTATGCCGAAGACATT ATAACTCAAACTCAAATGCAAGAACAAGTTGAGGAGCTGAAACAAGTAGTGAGGAAGGAAGTATTCACTAATGCTGCTGATGATTCTTCACATCAACTGAAGCTAATTGATGAAATCCAGCGCCTCGGTGTGGCTTACCATTTCGAAAGCGAAATAGATCAAGCCCTGGAACGTATACATGAGACATATCAAGATATTCATGATGGTGGTGATCTGTACAATGTTGCTCTTCGTTTTCGGCTACTCAGGCGACATGGATATAATGTTTCCTGCG ATGTATTCAACAAGTTCAAAGATACTAATGGTGACTACAAGAAAAGCTTGGTCACTGATCTTTCTGGTATGCTGAGCTTTTATGAGGCGGCCCATCTGAGGGTGCATGGAGAAAAATTACTTGAAGAGGCTCTGGTTTTTACCACCACTCATCTCCAGTCAGCAAGTGCAAAAAGCTCTTTGCTGAAAACACAAATAACTGAAGCCGTAGAGAGACCTCTACTAAAAACTATGGAGAGGTTAGGTGCTCGGCGTTACATGTCAATATATCAAGATGAAGCTTCATACAGTGAAAATTTACTGAAACTTGCAAAATTAGATTTTAATGTTGTTCAGTGTTTACACAAAAAGGAACTCAGTGACATTCTAAG ATGGTACAAGGAACTGGACTTTGCAAGGAGGATGCCTTTTGCTCGAGATAGGATCGTGGAGTTGTTCTTTTGGATAGCAGGAATATATTTCGAACCTGAATACGTCTTTGGGAGACACATTCTGACTAAACTGATTGAGATAACAACAGTAATGGATGATATGTATGATGCATTCGGTACATTCGAAGAACTCGTCATCTTGACTGAAGCAATTGACAG GTGGGATGCAAGTTGCATGGATCAACTGCCAGACTATATGCAACCATTTTATATAACACTTCTGGATGTTATCGATGAAGTTGAAGAGGAGCTGACAAAGCAAGGAAGATCTTACCGAATTCACTACGCAAAAGAAATT ATGAAGAATCAAGCCAGGCTCTACTTCGCTGAGGCCAGATGGTTCCACGAAGGATGCACCCCAAAAATGGATGGGTATATGCGAGTTGCGGCATCTTCTGTCGGTAACACCATGCTTTCCGTCGTGTCTTTAGTAGGCATGGGAGACATTATAACAAAATTTGAATTCGAGTGGCTGACCAATGAGCCTAAAATCCTTAGAGCTTCGAATACCATATTTAGGCTTATGGATGACATTGCTGGGTACAAG TTTGAGAAAGAGAGAGGGCATGTTGCTTCTAGTATTGATTGCTACATGAATGAATACGGGGTTTCAGAGCAAGAGACAATTGATATCTTCAACAAACGAATTGTGGATTCGTGGAAGGATATAAACGAAGAGTTTCTGAGACCCACTGCTGCTCCAGTCCCTGTGCTTAATCGTGTTCTTAACCTAACCCGAGTGGTTGATCTGCTTTACAAAAGGGGAGATGCCTTCACGCATGTCGGAAAACTGATGAAAGATTGTATTGCTGCAATGTTTATTGATCCAGTGCCACTCTGA
- the LOC101301229 gene encoding LOW QUALITY PROTEIN: 1-aminocyclopropane-1-carboxylate oxidase homolog 5-like (The sequence of the model RefSeq protein was modified relative to this genomic sequence to represent the inferred complete CDS: substituted 1 base at 1 genomic stop codon) — MAAAVGATSSTYDRMKEVKEFDESKMGVKGLSDSGITSIPQFFVHDPQTLSDLKPSSKRTVPATLPTIDLTRINSASLRPEIVDQIKDAAKTXGFYVYMAPEELKVEEDIPDICRKEIIAWDFHASKVAEALFELLAEGLGLEAGKFKELGFMKARLFLGHCYPYCPQPDLTVGIKSHIDAGLTVLLQNQVGGLQVKHGSEWVDVKPLPGALTVNIGDFIQIISNGEYQSVEHRVLANSSKEPRISVLIFNNVGGWKESDEFGPFPELLSAEKAALYRGFTVPEFLQSFYSKGLDGKNIVERVTLH; from the exons ATGGCAGCCGCTGTTGGTGCAACTTCTTCAACATATGACCGGATGAAAGAAGTGAAAGAGTTCGACGAGTCAAAGATGGGAGTTAAAGGCCTCTCCGATTCTGGCATCACTTCTATCCCTCAATTCTTTGTCCATGATCCCCAAACCCTCTCCGACCTCAAACCCTCGTCCAAACGCACCGTCCCCGCAACGCTCCCCACCATCGACCTTACTCGCATCAACTCGGCCAGTCTCCGCCCTGAAATCGTTGACCAGATCAAAGACGCCGCCAAGACATAGGGCTTCTAC GTGTATATGGCACCAGAGGAGTTGAAGGTGGAGGAGGACATCCCAGATATATGTCGTAAGGAGATTATTGCATGGGATTTTCATGCATCCAAAGTAGCCGAGGCGTTATTTGAGCTGTTGGCCGAGGGGCTTGGTTTGGAAGCTGGGAAGTTCAAGGAGTTGGGTTTTATGAAAGCTAGGTTATTCTTGGGGCACTGCTATCCCTACTGTCCGCAACCCGATCTGACAGTGGGGATCAAATCTCATATTGATGCAGGTTTGACGGTGTTGCTGCAGAACCAGGTCGGAGGGTTGCAAGTGAAGCATGGGAGTGAGTGGGTGGATGTCAAACCATTGCCTGGGGCATTGACTGTTAATATTGGCGACTTCATACAG ATCATATCGAATGGGGAGTATCAAAGCGTAGAGCATCGAGTATTGGCAAACTCATCAAAAGAACCAAGAATCTCAGTCTTGATTTTTAATAACGTGGGGGGTTGGAAAGAGTCGGATGAATTTGGGCCATTTCCAGAATTACTATCTGCAGAGAAAGCAGCCCTTTATCGAGGATTCACTGTGCCAGAGTTCCTTCAGAGCTTTTACAGTAAAGGGTTAGATGGCAAAAACATAGTAGAAAGAGTTACACTACACTAG